In Morococcus cerebrosus, a single genomic region encodes these proteins:
- a CDS encoding metallophosphoesterase, translating to MFGTMFLIMIVLLQLFTFGLGRSLQWLFAPVVGKAGRRWLMGVSYFVTNGLLAGLLLELGHFMFRIMAFWMVLLLFVMYAALATFILFLLLRKFVASRSLSRSLRLFAPLFVFGLVGFGMYNAYTPVVRHQTVVIDKKMDKPLRIGMASDLHLGILFGARQLDKLVDIMNREKVDLILLPGDLMDDNVDAYRKENMQPHLGRLKAPLGVYATLGNHDMFGDSARIRHDLEAAGITVLGNQVLQHDAFLLVGRNDDLDHERPSVAQLLENHNTDQPVLLMDHRPTEVETHATLPIDVQVSGHVHNGQIAPANLIVRTLYRLAYGYEEIGGRHFFVTSGYGFWGIPLRLGSQSEVWVIDVKGSIVD from the coding sequence ATGTTCGGTACGATGTTTTTGATTATGATTGTATTGCTCCAGCTTTTCACGTTCGGACTGGGGCGTTCGTTGCAATGGCTGTTCGCGCCGGTGGTCGGCAAGGCGGGCAGGCGTTGGCTGATGGGGGTGTCGTATTTCGTGACTAACGGCCTGTTGGCGGGGCTTTTGTTGGAATTGGGACATTTTATGTTCCGCATCATGGCGTTTTGGATGGTGTTGCTGCTGTTTGTGATGTATGCGGCATTGGCGACGTTTATCCTGTTTCTGCTGCTGCGCAAATTCGTGGCCAGCCGGTCGCTGTCGCGCAGCCTGCGCTTGTTTGCGCCGCTGTTTGTGTTCGGCTTGGTCGGCTTTGGGATGTACAACGCCTATACGCCCGTTGTTCGTCATCAGACCGTCGTGATTGATAAGAAAATGGACAAACCGCTGCGTATCGGCATGGCAAGCGACCTGCACTTGGGAATTTTGTTCGGCGCGCGGCAACTGGATAAGCTGGTGGACATCATGAACCGCGAAAAAGTCGATTTAATCCTGTTGCCGGGCGATTTGATGGACGACAACGTCGATGCCTACCGCAAAGAGAATATGCAGCCGCATCTGGGTCGTCTGAAAGCGCCGTTGGGCGTTTACGCGACTTTGGGCAACCACGATATGTTCGGCGACAGCGCGCGCATCCGCCATGACCTCGAAGCGGCAGGCATTACCGTACTCGGCAACCAAGTGTTGCAACACGATGCTTTCCTGCTCGTCGGCCGCAACGATGACTTGGATCACGAACGTCCGTCTGTCGCGCAGTTGCTGGAAAACCACAATACCGACCAGCCTGTTTTGCTGATGGACCACCGCCCGACCGAAGTCGAGACACACGCCACGCTGCCTATCGATGTTCAAGTTTCCGGCCATGTACACAACGGTCAAATCGCGCCGGCAAACCTGATTGTGCGCACGCTCTACCGCCTTGCCTACGGCTACGAGGAAATCGGCGGAAGACACTTTTTTGTTACGTCCGGCTACGGTTTCTGGGGGATTCCGCTGCGCTTGGGTTCGCAGTCGGAAGTGTGGGTGATTGATGTGAAGGGAAGTATAGTGGATTAA
- a CDS encoding IS30 family transposase: protein MSYTQLTQDERYHIQYLSRHCTIAEIAKQLNRHKSTISREIKRHCIQGQQYSAEKAQKQSRLTKQHRRKPYKLDSQLVQHIDTLIRRKLSPEQVCAYLHKHHGITLHHSTIYRYLRQDKSNGGTLWQHLRICSKPYRKRYGSTWTRGKVPDRVGIENRPAIVDRKTRIGDWEADTIVGKNQKSALLTLVERTTRYTIICKLKNLKAEDTARAAIRVLKAYKARVHTITMDNGKEFYQHTKIAKALKAKTYFCRPYHSWEKGLNENTNGLIRQYFPKQTDFRNISDREIRRVQDELNHRPRKTLGYETPSVLFLNLFQPLVP from the coding sequence ATGAGCTACACACAACTGACCCAAGACGAACGATACCATATCCAATACCTGTCCCGCCACTGCACCATCGCCGAAATCGCCAAACAGCTCAACCGCCACAAAAGCACCATCAGCCGCGAAATCAAGCGGCACTGCATCCAAGGACAGCAATACAGCGCCGAAAAAGCACAGAAGCAAAGCCGGCTGACCAAACAGCACCGGCGAAAACCCTATAAGCTCGATTCGCAGCTGGTTCAACACATCGACACCCTTATCCGCCGCAAACTCAGTCCCGAACAAGTATGTGCCTACCTGCATAAACACCACGGGATCACACTCCATCACAGCACCATTTACCGCTACCTTCGCCAAGACAAAAGCAACGGCGGCACTTTGTGGCAACACCTCAGAATATGCAGCAAACCCTACCGCAAACGCTACGGCAGCACATGGACCAGAGGCAAAGTGCCCGACCGCGTCGGCATAGAGAACCGACCTGCTATCGTCGACCGGAAAACCCGCATCGGCGATTGGGAGGCCGACACCATCGTCGGCAAAAATCAGAAAAGCGCGTTATTGACCTTGGTCGAACGCACTACCCGCTACACCATCATCTGCAAATTAAAGAACTTAAAAGCCGAAGACACTGCCCGGGCGGCCATTAGGGTATTAAAGGCATATAAAGCCAGAGTCCACACCATCACCATGGATAACGGCAAAGAGTTCTACCAACACACCAAAATAGCCAAAGCATTGAAGGCGAAAACCTATTTTTGCCGCCCTTACCATTCTTGGGAAAAAGGGCTGAATGAGAACACCAATGGACTCATCCGGCAATATTTCCCCAAACAAACCGATTTCCGAAACATCAGCGATCGGGAGATACGCAGGGTTCAAGATGAGTTGAACCACCGGCCGAGAAAAACACTTGGCTACGAAACGCCAAGTGTTTTATTCTTAAATCTGTTCCAACCACTGGTACCCTAG
- a CDS encoding LemA family protein produces the protein MGIISLIFIAVILGFLLINFKQKLSRCKKDYQESFVALRIALACRHQAVRHVLDASKIYLGREGDDMDKGLLSACGDAEAILSQASKSFSPESLSRLCNAEAELNKLLRSLQEALEKNLKQRPDEGLKSQLEMLDAAENDVVSARRAYNRSAERYNRILRKSTSGIIAKVLGYHVKASLIKFEDNNGPQMSKHLLARS, from the coding sequence ATGGGAATCATTAGTCTTATTTTCATCGCCGTGATATTGGGCTTTCTGCTGATTAATTTCAAACAAAAGCTCAGCCGTTGTAAAAAAGATTACCAAGAATCTTTCGTTGCATTGCGTATCGCTTTGGCGTGTAGGCACCAGGCAGTCAGACATGTTTTAGATGCGTCAAAAATCTACTTGGGGCGCGAAGGTGACGATATGGATAAAGGTTTGTTGTCCGCCTGTGGCGATGCAGAAGCAATATTGAGCCAGGCATCCAAATCTTTTTCGCCGGAATCGCTCTCCCGCCTGTGCAATGCGGAAGCAGAATTAAACAAATTGCTCCGAAGCTTGCAGGAAGCTTTGGAAAAAAACTTAAAACAACGACCCGACGAAGGGTTGAAAAGCCAGCTTGAAATGCTGGATGCAGCTGAAAACGACGTTGTTTCCGCGCGCCGTGCTTACAACCGCTCCGCAGAACGCTACAACCGCATACTGAGAAAGTCCACGAGCGGAATTATTGCGAAGGTATTGGGCTATCATGTCAAAGCAAGCCTGATTAAATTTGAAGACAACAATGGCCCTCAAATGAGCAAACATTTACTGGCTCGTTCGTAA
- a CDS encoding Dyp-type peroxidase, whose product MPRPQTAIIPDHAQAGIFIEADIRGGRYDDIKTACRSSLEALAKLKTRFPEDILGMTIAFGSDAWKAFGHAEEGSEIKPFPVMGNGLAPSTQHDIYIHIQAYRQNAAFALAQSVLTAFGDSISVATEEHGLRLYEDRGLDGFVDGTENPQGDENVRNVAIIPEGRPDAGGSYVLLQKYLHDLKKWDAVPVAEQEASVGRSKEANEEFSKDVRLPDSHLGRVNLKENGVGLKIVRRSLPFGKISGEHGLMFTAYCHTLHNIEVQLLHMFGDADGKTDLLLKYLSTAVSGAYYYAPSVERLQDL is encoded by the coding sequence ATGCCCCGCCCGCAAACCGCCATCATCCCCGATCACGCCCAAGCCGGCATATTTATCGAAGCCGACATCCGCGGCGGTCGCTACGATGACATCAAAACCGCCTGCCGAAGCTCGCTTGAAGCTTTGGCGAAGCTGAAAACCCGCTTTCCCGAAGATATTTTAGGCATGACCATCGCCTTCGGCAGCGACGCATGGAAAGCATTCGGACACGCAGAAGAAGGCAGCGAAATCAAACCCTTCCCCGTCATGGGCAACGGTCTTGCGCCCTCGACCCAGCACGATATTTACATCCATATCCAAGCCTACCGCCAAAACGCCGCCTTCGCACTCGCCCAATCCGTCCTGACCGCGTTCGGCGACAGCATCAGCGTTGCTACCGAGGAACACGGCTTGCGCCTGTATGAAGACCGCGGACTGGACGGCTTTGTCGATGGCACTGAAAACCCGCAAGGCGATGAAAACGTCCGCAATGTCGCCATTATTCCCGAAGGCCGACCCGATGCCGGCGGCAGCTACGTCCTGCTGCAAAAATACCTGCACGACCTGAAAAAATGGGATGCCGTCCCCGTTGCCGAACAAGAAGCCAGCGTCGGCCGCAGCAAAGAAGCGAATGAAGAGTTCAGCAAAGACGTGCGCCTGCCCGATTCGCATTTGGGTCGCGTCAACCTGAAAGAAAACGGCGTGGGTCTGAAAATCGTCCGCCGCAGCCTGCCCTTCGGCAAAATCAGCGGCGAACACGGCCTGATGTTTACCGCCTACTGCCACACCCTGCACAACATCGAAGTACAACTTTTACATATGTTCGGCGATGCCGACGGCAAAACCGACCTGCTGCTCAAGTATCTTTCCACCGCCGTTTCCGGCGCATATTACTACGCCCCTTCGGTCGAGCGTTTGCAGGATTTGTAA